The Sphingosinicella humi genome has a window encoding:
- a CDS encoding RsmB/NOP family class I SAM-dependent RNA methyltransferase codes for MSDNLPPGTASRRAALRLLDAVLRKGLPLEAALDGAARDLDRGDDRAFAHAMAAETLRRLADLDALIDSATKKRLPDDAKARFALRIALVQALAMATPHHAAISTVLSLVDGGPRRLVHGVFSALMRRKATLPETPTLPPAVEARWEQAWGSAVARAAARSLAVPPPLDLIFAADRIPEGLEGVGLMPRHLRLARGTAVAGLTGYGEGEWWVQDISASMPARLLGEGKGRTALDLCAAPGGKTMQLASAGFDVTAVDASESRLARLRENLDRTRLKSEVEVADVMQWQPPAPVEAILLDAPCSATGIFRRHPDVLHRVRPRAIAELAEGQKAMLARAADWLKLGGTLVYSVCSLEPEEGEQVARAFLASRTDFALDPVTLDELPAGVRPNDGILRILPGAFEEQGGADGFFVARFRRK; via the coding sequence CTGAGCGACAATCTTCCTCCCGGCACGGCGTCGCGCCGTGCCGCGCTGCGTCTGCTCGACGCGGTGCTTCGCAAGGGCCTGCCGCTCGAGGCGGCGCTCGACGGAGCCGCGCGCGATCTCGACCGCGGCGACGATCGAGCCTTCGCCCACGCGATGGCCGCCGAGACGCTCCGCCGCCTGGCCGATCTCGATGCTCTGATCGATAGCGCCACTAAGAAGCGGTTGCCGGACGATGCCAAGGCGCGGTTCGCGCTCCGCATCGCCCTGGTCCAGGCGCTGGCGATGGCGACGCCGCATCATGCCGCCATCTCGACCGTGCTGTCGCTGGTCGACGGCGGCCCGCGTCGCCTTGTCCATGGCGTCTTCAGCGCGCTCATGCGGCGCAAGGCGACGCTCCCTGAAACGCCGACGCTCCCGCCGGCGGTGGAGGCGCGTTGGGAACAGGCTTGGGGCAGCGCCGTCGCCCGCGCCGCCGCTCGTTCCCTTGCCGTGCCGCCGCCGCTCGACCTCATCTTCGCCGCCGATCGGATTCCCGAAGGCCTGGAGGGCGTCGGCCTGATGCCGCGCCATCTCCGGCTGGCGCGGGGCACGGCGGTGGCCGGCCTTACCGGCTATGGCGAAGGCGAATGGTGGGTTCAGGATATTTCCGCCTCCATGCCCGCGCGCCTGCTCGGAGAGGGCAAAGGCCGCACCGCGCTCGACCTCTGCGCCGCGCCCGGCGGCAAGACGATGCAGCTCGCCTCCGCCGGGTTCGACGTGACGGCCGTCGATGCCTCCGAAAGTCGTCTGGCACGACTTCGCGAGAATCTGGACCGGACCCGCCTCAAGTCGGAGGTCGAGGTCGCCGACGTCATGCAGTGGCAGCCACCCGCTCCGGTCGAGGCGATCCTGCTGGATGCCCCCTGCTCCGCGACCGGCATCTTCCGTCGCCACCCCGACGTCCTCCACCGCGTCCGCCCGCGCGCCATCGCTGAGCTGGCGGAGGGGCAGAAGGCGATGCTCGCCCGGGCCGCCGACTGGCTGAAGCTTGGCGGCACCCTCGTCTATTCGGTCTGCTCGCTGGAGCCGGAGGAAGGCGAGCAGGTCGCCCGCGCCTTCCTGGCCAGCCGGACCGATTTCGCGCTCGACCCCGTCACCCTGGACGAACTCCCCGCCGGCGTCCGCCCCAATGACGGCATCCTCCGCATCCTCCCGGGCGCGTTTGAGGAGCAGGGCGGTGCCGACGGATTCTTCGTCGCTCGGTTCAGGCGCAAATAA
- the htpX gene encoding zinc metalloprotease HtpX, whose translation MNGFKTVLLLAAMTALFMGLGYTLGGSGGAVIALIAAAAMNLFTFWNADKIVLKMHKAREVDGRTAPEFVGIVQQLASRAGLPMPKVYIVDSPHPNAFATGRNPENAAVAATTGLLDILSRDEIAGVMAHELAHVKNRDTLIMTMTATIAGAISFLANFGLFFRGGGDNRGNMLAMIAAVIIAPFAAMIVQMAISRTREYSADRGAAEISRNPRALASALAKLAQGAARIPNPVSLRNPAAASLYIVPSGTGRDNLFSTHPDTGNRIAALHAIADEMGLASPPPVTDATLPPARASVPRSRRPRSALDPLGRDD comes from the coding sequence ATGAACGGTTTCAAGACGGTCCTGCTCCTGGCGGCGATGACCGCCCTGTTCATGGGGCTTGGCTATACGCTCGGCGGATCGGGCGGCGCAGTGATCGCGCTGATCGCCGCCGCGGCGATGAACCTCTTCACCTTCTGGAATGCCGACAAGATCGTCCTCAAGATGCACAAGGCGCGCGAGGTCGATGGCCGCACCGCGCCCGAATTCGTCGGCATCGTCCAGCAGCTTGCCTCCCGCGCGGGCCTGCCGATGCCTAAAGTCTATATCGTCGACTCCCCCCATCCCAACGCCTTCGCGACCGGGCGCAATCCGGAGAATGCCGCGGTCGCTGCCACCACCGGGCTACTCGATATCCTCAGCCGCGATGAGATCGCCGGCGTGATGGCGCATGAGCTGGCGCATGTGAAGAATCGCGACACGCTGATCATGACCATGACGGCGACCATCGCCGGCGCCATTTCCTTCCTCGCCAATTTCGGCCTGTTCTTCCGGGGCGGCGGCGACAATCGCGGCAACATGCTGGCGATGATCGCGGCCGTCATCATCGCGCCCTTCGCCGCGATGATCGTGCAGATGGCGATCAGCCGCACCCGCGAATATAGTGCCGATCGCGGCGCCGCCGAGATCAGCCGCAACCCGCGCGCGCTGGCATCCGCCCTCGCCAAGCTGGCGCAGGGCGCCGCGCGCATTCCCAATCCGGTGAGCCTGCGCAATCCGGCCGCGGCCTCCCTCTACATCGTGCCCAGCGGCACCGGGCGCGACAATCTCTTCTCGACCCATCCCGACACCGGCAACCGCATCGCCGCGCTCCACGCCATAGCGGACGAAATGGGGCTCGCCTCGCCTCCGCCGGTTACGGACGCTACGCTGCCGCCCGCCAGGGCTTCGGTGCCCAGGAGCCGCCGGCCGAGGAGCGCTTTGGATCCGCTGGGGCGCGACGACTGA
- a CDS encoding DUF1674 domain-containing protein — protein sequence MPKPEATPRQAEHGGPKGEEPTRYGDWENKGICWDF from the coding sequence GTGCCGAAGCCGGAAGCGACCCCGCGGCAGGCGGAGCATGGCGGCCCGAAAGGCGAAGAACCCACCCGCTATGGCGACTGGGAAAACAAAGGCATCTGCTGGGATTTCTAG
- a CDS encoding NAD(P)H-dependent glycerol-3-phosphate dehydrogenase, whose amino-acid sequence MIRRLGVIGGGAWGTALAQVAAGGGEETLLWAREPEVVGSINEAHENAAFLAGYPLNPAIRATGDLADLGACDALLVVTPAQHMRAVLGGLDGWARPLILCAKGMEEASMKLMHDVAHEAQPNAAIAVLSGPTFAHEVAIGKPAAVTLAVEDRALGEALSARLARPNFRPYLSDDVVGAEIGGAVKNVLAIACGVVEGRRLGQNARAALISRGFAEMTRFGLARGARAETLAGLSGLGDLVLTCSSESSRNFSLGKGLGEGRAAAELLADRRTVAEGAHTAPVLKRAAEAMGVDMPIVAAVCALLRSEASVDEVVEALLSRPLRAEGF is encoded by the coding sequence ATGATCCGAAGACTGGGGGTGATCGGCGGCGGTGCCTGGGGCACGGCGCTCGCGCAGGTCGCGGCCGGAGGCGGCGAGGAAACCCTGCTTTGGGCCCGCGAGCCCGAGGTCGTCGGCAGCATCAACGAGGCGCACGAGAACGCGGCCTTCCTCGCCGGCTACCCGCTCAACCCGGCCATTCGGGCCACCGGCGATCTTGCCGATCTCGGCGCTTGCGATGCCCTGCTGGTGGTGACGCCCGCGCAGCATATGCGGGCCGTGCTGGGCGGCCTCGATGGCTGGGCCAGGCCGCTCATCCTCTGCGCCAAGGGCATGGAGGAGGCGTCGATGAAGCTGATGCACGACGTCGCCCATGAAGCGCAGCCCAATGCCGCCATCGCCGTCCTCTCCGGGCCGACCTTCGCCCATGAAGTGGCGATCGGCAAGCCGGCGGCGGTGACCTTGGCGGTCGAGGATCGCGCCTTGGGCGAAGCGCTCAGCGCCCGCCTCGCCCGCCCGAACTTCCGGCCCTATCTTTCGGACGACGTGGTCGGCGCCGAGATTGGCGGGGCGGTGAAGAACGTCCTCGCCATCGCCTGCGGCGTTGTCGAGGGTCGCCGCCTCGGCCAGAACGCCCGCGCGGCGCTCATCTCGCGCGGCTTCGCCGAGATGACCCGATTCGGACTGGCGCGGGGAGCTCGGGCGGAGACGCTCGCCGGCCTGTCGGGCCTTGGCGATCTCGTTCTCACTTGCTCGTCGGAAAGCTCGCGCAATTTCAGCCTCGGCAAGGGCCTGGGCGAAGGCCGCGCCGCCGCCGAGCTGCTGGCCGACCGGCGCACGGTCGCCGAAGGCGCGCACACGGCGCCTGTCCTCAAACGGGCTGCCGAAGCTATGGGCGTGGACATGCCGATCGTTGCGGCCGTCTGTGCCTTGCTCCGGAGCGAAGCCTCGGTCGACGAGGTCGTCGAGGCGCTGCTGTCGCGGCCGCTCAGGGCCGAGGGCTTCTAG
- the tsaD gene encoding tRNA (adenosine(37)-N6)-threonylcarbamoyltransferase complex transferase subunit TsaD encodes MSLILGIESSCDETAAALVTSDRRILAHRLAGQEAEHRPYGGVVPEIAARAHVEILPALVEDVLREADVALGEVDAIAATAGPGLIGGVMVGLVTAKGLALACGKPLIALNHLEGHALSPMLSQPSLAFPYLLLLVSGGHCQLLFVEGVGRYRRLATTIDDAAGEAFDKSAKLLGLGFPGGPAVERAAAEGDAQAVPLPRPLVGSEEPHFSFAGLKSAVLRARDSGRYGPEDIVASFQQAVVDCLVDRTRRALERSEGATALVVAGGVAANQAIRAALTDLAAVYGLPFVAPPLWLCTDNAAMIAWAGALRFEAGLTDGLDAPARARWPLDPTAEKARGAGVKA; translated from the coding sequence ATGAGCCTGATCCTTGGTATTGAATCGAGCTGCGACGAGACCGCGGCGGCGCTGGTGACGTCCGATCGGCGCATCCTCGCCCACCGGCTGGCGGGGCAGGAGGCGGAGCATCGCCCTTATGGCGGTGTTGTCCCGGAGATCGCCGCGCGCGCCCATGTCGAGATATTGCCGGCGCTCGTCGAGGATGTGTTGCGGGAGGCGGACGTGGCACTGGGCGAGGTCGACGCGATCGCCGCGACGGCGGGCCCCGGCCTGATCGGCGGCGTGATGGTGGGGCTGGTGACCGCCAAGGGCCTCGCCCTCGCCTGCGGCAAGCCGCTGATCGCGCTCAATCATCTGGAGGGCCACGCACTCTCGCCGATGTTGTCGCAGCCGAGCCTTGCCTTCCCCTATCTGCTGCTGCTGGTCTCGGGCGGCCATTGCCAGCTGCTTTTCGTCGAGGGCGTCGGCCGTTATCGGCGCCTCGCCACCACCATCGACGACGCCGCGGGCGAAGCTTTCGACAAGAGCGCCAAGCTGCTCGGCCTTGGCTTTCCCGGCGGCCCGGCCGTCGAACGGGCGGCGGCTGAAGGCGACGCACAGGCGGTTCCGCTGCCGCGCCCCCTCGTCGGGTCGGAGGAGCCCCATTTCTCCTTCGCGGGGCTGAAGAGCGCCGTTCTGAGGGCCCGCGATTCGGGCCGCTACGGCCCCGAAGACATCGTCGCCTCTTTTCAGCAGGCCGTGGTCGACTGTCTGGTGGATCGCACCCGGCGCGCCCTCGAACGATCGGAAGGCGCGACTGCCCTCGTCGTGGCCGGCGGGGTCGCTGCCAACCAGGCCATCCGCGCTGCGCTGACCGATCTAGCGGCGGTGTACGGGCTTCCCTTTGTCGCTCCGCCGCTCTGGCTTTGCACCGACAATGCCGCGATGATCGCCTGGGCGGGGGCGCTGCGGTTCGAGGCGGGGCTGACGGATGGTCTCGACGCGCCGGCACGGGCGCGTTGGCCGCTCGACCCCACTGCGGAGAAAGCGCGCGGCGCTGGAGTGAAGGCATGA
- the hemC gene encoding hydroxymethylbilane synthase — translation MPRLFRIGTRGSPLALAQARLVADALRDTLDLGPEQIEIVPITTTGDMIQDRPLAEVGGKALWTKELDRSLAEGRTDLSVHSMKDVETFRPDAFRIAAMLPRADVRDRLIGAPSLEALPKGARVGTSSPRRAAQLLSRRPDLNIVPIRGNVATRLRKLELGEADATLLASAGLERLGHPEIGVVLDGMLAAPSQGAIGIEVLADNNAVAGLVAAIGHRPTEVCVAAERRLLEGLGGDCHAPVAALAECEDEAVRLRAEILTGDGTEVSRGEVRFAPGDREAPLALARRLLDESSPKLRAHFSG, via the coding sequence ATGCCACGCCTCTTTCGCATCGGAACCCGCGGATCGCCGCTGGCGCTCGCCCAGGCCAGGCTGGTGGCGGACGCGCTGCGCGACACGCTCGACCTCGGGCCGGAGCAGATCGAGATCGTCCCCATCACCACGACGGGCGACATGATTCAGGACCGTCCGCTCGCCGAGGTCGGCGGCAAGGCGCTCTGGACCAAGGAGCTCGACCGCAGCCTCGCCGAAGGGCGCACCGACCTGTCGGTTCACTCGATGAAGGATGTCGAGACCTTCCGCCCGGACGCGTTCCGGATCGCGGCGATGCTACCCCGGGCCGACGTCCGCGACCGGCTGATCGGCGCGCCAAGCCTGGAAGCACTCCCGAAGGGCGCGCGGGTCGGCACGTCATCGCCCCGGCGGGCGGCTCAGCTACTGTCGCGGCGCCCGGATCTCAACATCGTGCCCATCCGCGGCAATGTCGCCACCCGCCTTCGCAAGCTTGAATTGGGCGAGGCCGACGCGACCCTGCTCGCTTCGGCCGGTCTCGAGCGGCTCGGCCATCCCGAAATCGGCGTCGTGCTCGACGGCATGCTCGCCGCCCCGTCGCAAGGCGCCATCGGCATAGAGGTGCTGGCCGACAATAATGCCGTCGCCGGGCTGGTCGCCGCCATCGGCCATCGCCCGACGGAAGTCTGCGTGGCGGCGGAACGGCGGCTGCTGGAAGGGCTGGGCGGCGACTGTCACGCGCCGGTGGCGGCGCTCGCCGAGTGCGAAGATGAAGCGGTGCGGCTGCGGGCCGAGATATTGACCGGGGACGGTACCGAAGTCTCGCGGGGAGAGGTGCGCTTCGCCCCAGGCGATCGCGAGGCGCCGCTGGCCCTGGCACGGCGCCTGCTCGACGAATCCAGCCCGAAATTGCGGGCCCATTTTTCGGGATGA
- a CDS encoding uroporphyrinogen-III synthase produces MTCLLILRPEPGASETVVRARSMGLEALATPLFSIRPLKWDPPGPETVDAVMLTSANAARHAGMALAAFTHLPCYVVGETTAEAARVAGFSHIQTGPSDGAALLGIMAESGVARALHLCGRDHIPLHHPSVSMVRRVVYAAEPVSPLPLSVVAALRSRALVALHSPRAAAHFAALVDAAGLDRGSIALAAISQAAAVAAGEGWRDIAVAKAPRDAALLELAEKLCKTEHVGQG; encoded by the coding sequence ATGACTTGCCTGCTGATCCTGAGGCCGGAGCCGGGCGCTTCCGAGACCGTCGTCCGGGCACGGTCGATGGGGCTCGAGGCGCTGGCGACACCGCTCTTCTCGATCCGACCGCTGAAATGGGATCCGCCCGGGCCGGAGACGGTGGATGCGGTGATGCTGACCAGCGCCAACGCCGCGCGGCACGCCGGCATGGCGCTGGCCGCGTTCACGCATCTCCCCTGTTACGTTGTCGGCGAGACGACGGCGGAGGCAGCCCGCGTCGCCGGCTTCAGCCACATCCAGACCGGCCCGAGCGACGGCGCGGCGCTCCTCGGCATCATGGCCGAATCGGGTGTCGCCCGCGCGCTCCATCTTTGCGGGCGTGACCATATCCCGCTGCATCACCCTTCGGTCTCCATGGTGCGGCGGGTCGTATATGCGGCCGAGCCGGTGAGCCCGCTCCCCTTGTCCGTCGTCGCTGCCCTTCGCAGCCGAGCCCTTGTGGCGCTTCACTCGCCGCGCGCGGCCGCCCATTTCGCAGCCCTGGTCGACGCAGCAGGCCTGGACCGCGGATCGATCGCGCTCGCGGCGATCAGTCAGGCCGCCGCCGTCGCCGCCGGGGAGGGATGGCGGGACATCGCGGTGGCGAAGGCGCCACGAGACGCCGCATTGCTGGAGCTTGCCGAAAAGCTGTGCAAGACTGAACATGTCGGGCAGGGATAG
- a CDS encoding tetratricopeptide repeat protein yields MATLGMSAAEKEALETFRRDVVEPSMTNLVIVDFWAEWCGPCKQLTPVLEKAAADYAAKGVKLVKINVEEQKVIAAQFRVQSIPTVYAIFQGQLVADLTPARTEGQLSGALDQLLAQLPIQGEAQQAEAELAPLIAMGEQVLGEGDAPRAISIFQQLLDMAPDHAEVISGLARAYVAAGQMDEARALLDGAPESVANDPAIARARSALDLAGAAEPDVDTRGLTGRIEANPDDLEARYELAGALMGRDRDAAADQLFEIIGRDREWNEGAARKRLLQLLEVVGLEDPWVSQQRRRLSAILFT; encoded by the coding sequence GTGGCCACTTTGGGCATGAGCGCGGCCGAGAAGGAAGCGCTGGAGACATTCAGGCGCGACGTGGTCGAGCCCTCGATGACCAACCTCGTCATCGTCGATTTCTGGGCCGAATGGTGCGGGCCCTGCAAGCAGCTCACCCCGGTCCTCGAGAAGGCGGCCGCCGACTATGCGGCCAAGGGCGTCAAGCTCGTCAAGATCAACGTCGAGGAGCAGAAAGTCATCGCCGCCCAGTTCCGGGTGCAGTCGATTCCCACCGTCTACGCGATTTTCCAGGGCCAGCTCGTCGCTGACCTGACGCCGGCACGGACGGAAGGACAGCTTTCCGGCGCGCTCGACCAGCTTCTCGCCCAGCTTCCGATCCAGGGGGAGGCGCAGCAAGCCGAGGCCGAGCTCGCGCCGCTCATCGCCATGGGCGAGCAGGTGCTCGGCGAGGGAGACGCGCCTCGCGCCATCTCCATTTTCCAGCAATTGCTGGACATGGCACCGGATCATGCCGAGGTGATTTCCGGCCTCGCCCGCGCTTATGTCGCCGCCGGCCAGATGGACGAGGCGCGGGCGCTTCTCGATGGGGCGCCCGAATCGGTCGCCAACGATCCGGCGATCGCCCGCGCCCGATCCGCCCTGGATCTGGCCGGCGCGGCTGAGCCGGACGTCGACACTCGCGGACTGACGGGCCGAATCGAAGCCAACCCCGACGACCTCGAGGCTCGCTATGAGCTCGCCGGCGCGCTGATGGGCCGAGATCGCGATGCCGCCGCCGACCAGCTTTTCGAGATCATCGGCCGCGACCGCGAATGGAACGAAGGCGCGGCGCGCAAGCGGCTGCTCCAGCTGCTGGAGGTGGTCGGGCTGGAGGACCCCTGGGTTTCCCAGCAGCGGCGCCGGCTTTCCGCGATACTCTTCACCTGA
- a CDS encoding LON peptidase substrate-binding domain-containing protein: protein MEGSTLFRVPIFPLAGALLFPRTQLPLHIFEPRYRAMVRDALASDSVIAMIQPKDERDPPGLFEIGCLGRIVGSEELADGRYNIVLEGIGRFRVAREAEVETPYRQVDADVAGFDDDAEPDPLPSIQRAEVEREAKRYAEALGYVVDWDAVGRLDDEMLVNGIAQIAPLDIGSKQALLEAGDLASRADLVVQFMQFQRMAPGGADGPETLQ, encoded by the coding sequence ATGGAAGGCTCGACCCTTTTCCGGGTTCCGATCTTCCCTCTCGCGGGGGCGCTGCTCTTCCCGCGGACGCAATTGCCGCTCCACATCTTCGAGCCGCGCTACCGCGCCATGGTACGAGACGCGCTGGCCAGCGACTCGGTGATCGCCATGATCCAGCCGAAGGATGAACGCGACCCGCCCGGCCTGTTCGAGATCGGCTGCCTCGGCCGCATCGTCGGTTCGGAGGAGCTGGCCGACGGGCGCTACAACATCGTCCTCGAAGGCATCGGCCGCTTTCGTGTCGCGCGCGAGGCGGAGGTCGAGACACCCTATCGACAGGTCGATGCGGACGTGGCCGGTTTTGACGACGATGCCGAGCCCGATCCGCTGCCCAGCATTCAGCGGGCGGAGGTGGAGCGCGAGGCCAAGCGCTATGCCGAGGCGCTCGGCTATGTCGTCGACTGGGACGCGGTCGGCCGGCTCGACGACGAGATGCTGGTCAACGGCATCGCCCAGATCGCGCCGCTCGATATCGGCTCCAAGCAGGCGCTGCTCGAAGCGGGCGATCTCGCCAGCCGCGCCGACCTCGTCGTCCAGTTCATGCAGTTCCAGCGCATGGCGCCCGGCGGCGCCGACGGGCCGGAGACGTTGCAATGA
- a CDS encoding Trm112 family protein, with translation MSLDPALLEKLVCPVTRTPLRYDPESNELISEAAGLAYPVRQGVPVMLVEEASPLDGQSA, from the coding sequence ATGAGCCTCGATCCCGCGCTGCTCGAAAAACTTGTCTGCCCGGTGACGCGCACGCCGCTTCGCTACGACCCGGAGTCGAATGAGCTGATCTCGGAAGCGGCGGGCCTTGCCTATCCGGTGCGTCAGGGCGTCCCGGTGATGCTTGTGGAGGAAGCAAGCCCGCTAGATGGGCAATCCGCGTAA
- a CDS encoding FAD-dependent monooxygenase, whose translation MDRADVIILGGGLVGLTLAIALDRHGLSSIVVDPADPEKTLTPQYDGRTTAVASASWRMLEAIGVGERLAGKGCPIESIRVSDGLEPGGLVFDPPEGDDPLGRMFENRLLRAALREAALAAESVSLAMPARPVNVVRDSAGVRVTLDDGRLLGAPLLIGAEGRASPTREAAQIPIARWSYDHTAIIATVTHAKGHGNVAYEIFYPAGPFAILPMLPGNRSAIVWSVKAEDGPAILELPDRALAAEIEKRMGGFLGPIEIAGPRGSYRLGFHHAATITGERLALVGDAAHGIHPIAGQGLNLGFRDAAALTQVLVEGARLGLDLGDAQLLGRYERWRSLDTFMVAAATDGLTRLYGIPGKTASAVRRFGMSAVQRIRPLKDRLMAEARGESGEMPLLLRGLPI comes from the coding sequence ATGGACCGCGCGGACGTGATCATTCTCGGCGGGGGCCTGGTCGGCCTCACTCTCGCCATCGCGCTCGACCGCCATGGCCTCTCCAGCATCGTCGTGGATCCCGCCGATCCCGAAAAGACGCTGACGCCGCAATATGATGGCCGTACCACCGCCGTCGCCAGCGCCTCCTGGCGCATGCTGGAGGCGATCGGGGTCGGCGAGCGTCTGGCGGGGAAAGGCTGTCCGATCGAGTCGATCCGGGTCAGCGACGGATTGGAGCCGGGCGGCCTCGTCTTCGATCCGCCCGAGGGCGACGATCCGCTCGGCCGCATGTTCGAGAATCGCCTGCTGCGCGCCGCCTTGCGCGAGGCAGCCCTGGCCGCCGAGAGCGTAAGCCTGGCCATGCCGGCGAGGCCAGTGAACGTCGTGCGCGATAGCGCCGGCGTGCGCGTGACGCTGGACGATGGCAGGCTGCTGGGCGCGCCGCTGCTGATCGGCGCGGAGGGGCGCGCCTCGCCCACGCGCGAGGCGGCCCAGATCCCGATCGCTCGCTGGAGCTACGATCACACGGCAATCATCGCTACGGTCACCCATGCCAAAGGCCATGGCAACGTCGCCTATGAAATCTTCTATCCGGCCGGTCCCTTCGCGATCCTGCCGATGCTGCCGGGCAACCGCTCCGCCATCGTCTGGTCGGTGAAGGCCGAGGACGGGCCCGCCATACTCGAGCTTCCCGATCGAGCCCTCGCCGCGGAAATCGAGAAGCGAATGGGCGGCTTCCTGGGGCCGATCGAGATCGCCGGACCGCGCGGCAGCTATCGGCTGGGCTTCCATCATGCCGCCACCATTACGGGCGAGCGACTGGCGCTCGTCGGCGACGCCGCCCACGGCATCCATCCCATCGCCGGGCAGGGGCTGAATCTCGGCTTCCGCGACGCGGCGGCGCTGACACAGGTCCTGGTGGAGGGCGCGCGACTCGGACTCGACCTCGGCGACGCGCAGCTGCTCGGGCGCTATGAACGCTGGCGCAGCCTCGACACCTTCATGGTCGCCGCCGCGACGGATGGTCTCACCCGCCTCTATGGCATTCCCGGCAAGACCGCGTCGGCCGTACGCCGCTTCGGCATGAGCGCCGTTCAGCGTATCCGGCCGTTGAAGGACCGGCTGATGGCCGAAGCGCGGGGCGAAAGCGGCGAGATGCCGTTGCTATTACGCGGATTGCCCATCTAG